One stretch of Terriglobales bacterium DNA includes these proteins:
- a CDS encoding 3-hydroxyanthranilate 3,4-dioxygenase, with the protein MPSIRTLKAFNFQKWIDENKDKLKPPVGNAQVWEDGEMMVTVVGGPNQRRDYHDDPTEEFFYQLKGDIVVRLMPKEGEPPVDVPIKEGEIFLLPAHMRHSPQRGANTIGVVIEVPRPEGTVDAFEWYCQKCHHLIHRAEKRIESLVKDLPPIFDKFYGDEQARTCKKCGAVHPPKGQ; encoded by the coding sequence ATGCCATCGATCAGGACGCTGAAGGCTTTCAACTTCCAGAAGTGGATCGACGAGAACAAGGACAAGCTGAAGCCGCCGGTCGGCAACGCACAGGTGTGGGAAGACGGCGAGATGATGGTGACGGTGGTGGGCGGTCCGAACCAGCGGCGCGATTATCACGACGACCCGACAGAGGAATTCTTCTACCAGCTGAAGGGCGACATCGTGGTGCGGCTGATGCCGAAGGAGGGCGAGCCGCCGGTGGATGTCCCGATCAAAGAGGGCGAGATCTTCCTGCTGCCGGCGCACATGCGGCACTCGCCGCAGCGCGGGGCGAACACCATCGGGGTGGTGATCGAGGTGCCGCGGCCGGAGGGCACGGTGGATGCGTTCGAGTGGTACTGCCAGAAGTGCCACCACCTCATCCACCGCGCGGAGAAGCGCATCGAGAGCCTGGTGAAAGACCTGCCGCCGATCTTCGACAAGTTCTACGGCGACGAGCAGGCGCGGACGTGCAAGAAGTGCGGCGCGGTGCATCCGCCGAAGGGGCAATAG
- a CDS encoding amidohydrolase family protein, producing the protein MAAASKPRTIDVHTHWFPESWPDFGKRFGGTDWPSIRHNGKGEADICLGEQPFRKIDARCWDAQRRLEQMDRDGVDVQLISPTPVMFGYQRPAQHALEACKFLNDALLEFCGRGNGRFLPLCQVPLQEPAAAARELERCVKAGHVGVEIGNHVGLKNLDDLGILDFLAQCARVGAAVFVHPWDMMACERMPEYMMPWTVAMPAETQLAITALIESGGFDRLPKELRILFAHGGGSFAFLLGRLENAWRHSPVARGKSELAPSEYVKRFFVDSAVFEPKALEFLVSVMSEERVCLGSDFPYPLGEERAGQLIRESRFSDDVRAKLLGGNAQQWLNLKVSQPAHG; encoded by the coding sequence TTGGCGGCAGCTTCCAAGCCGCGGACGATCGACGTCCACACGCACTGGTTCCCGGAGTCGTGGCCGGATTTCGGCAAGCGCTTCGGCGGAACCGACTGGCCGAGCATCCGGCACAACGGCAAGGGCGAGGCGGACATCTGCCTGGGCGAGCAGCCGTTCCGGAAGATCGACGCGCGCTGCTGGGACGCGCAGCGCCGGCTGGAGCAGATGGACCGCGACGGCGTGGACGTGCAGCTCATCTCGCCGACGCCGGTGATGTTCGGCTACCAGCGCCCGGCGCAGCACGCGCTGGAGGCCTGCAAGTTCCTGAACGACGCGCTGCTGGAGTTCTGCGGGCGCGGGAACGGGCGCTTCCTGCCGCTGTGCCAGGTGCCGCTGCAGGAGCCGGCGGCGGCGGCGCGCGAGCTGGAGCGGTGCGTGAAGGCCGGACACGTGGGCGTCGAGATCGGGAACCACGTCGGGCTGAAGAACCTGGACGACCTGGGGATATTGGATTTTCTCGCGCAGTGCGCGCGGGTGGGCGCGGCGGTGTTCGTGCATCCGTGGGACATGATGGCGTGCGAACGCATGCCGGAGTACATGATGCCGTGGACGGTGGCGATGCCGGCGGAGACGCAGCTGGCCATCACCGCGCTGATCGAGAGCGGCGGATTCGACCGCCTGCCGAAGGAGCTGCGCATCCTGTTCGCGCACGGCGGCGGCAGCTTCGCGTTCCTGCTGGGGCGGCTGGAGAACGCGTGGCGGCATTCGCCGGTGGCGCGCGGCAAGAGCGAGCTGGCGCCGAGCGAGTACGTGAAACGCTTCTTCGTGGATTCGGCGGTGTTCGAGCCGAAGGCGCTGGAGTTCCTGGTGAGCGTAATGAGCGAAGAGCGCGTGTGCCTGGGCAGCGACTTCCCTTACCCGCTGGGCGAGGAGCGCGCGGGACAACTGATCCGCGAGAGCCGGTTCTCGGATGACGTAAGAGCGAAGCTGCTGGGTGGGAACGCGCAGCAGTGGTTGAACCTGAAGGTGAGTCAGCCAGCACATGGATGA
- a CDS encoding tryptophan 2,3-dioxygenase family protein, producing the protein MDDKDKKIASGGCPVGKPPEGDAYGGMVKSDANKLLTYGSYLRLPELLKLQTPQSEPQHHDEMMFIIIHQTYELWFKELLHDLDAVARAFRHVAESAQSRDEIYEAARLLRRCTEIMRIAVEQFTILETMLPTHFLAFRGKLEPASGFQSEQWREIEFLCGQKDEKLLKHHDPHPEALAALQRRLREPSLHDLFFDALHTMGKLKKPRVQASEEDRAMAVREVYLDEKHFRDWIDVCERLVEFDELIMGWRLRHIQLVERTIGMRMGTGGSAGSSYLRTTLDKKFFPELWEARTMLEQPPQK; encoded by the coding sequence ATGGATGATAAAGACAAGAAGATAGCGAGCGGCGGGTGTCCGGTGGGCAAGCCTCCGGAGGGCGACGCGTACGGCGGGATGGTGAAGTCGGACGCGAACAAGCTGCTGACGTACGGGTCGTACCTGCGGCTGCCGGAGCTGCTGAAGCTGCAGACGCCGCAGTCGGAGCCGCAGCACCACGACGAGATGATGTTCATCATCATCCACCAGACGTACGAGCTGTGGTTCAAGGAGCTGCTGCACGACCTGGACGCGGTGGCGCGGGCGTTCCGGCACGTGGCGGAGAGCGCGCAGTCGCGCGACGAGATCTACGAGGCGGCGCGGCTGCTGCGGCGCTGCACGGAGATCATGCGCATCGCGGTGGAGCAGTTCACGATCCTCGAGACCATGCTGCCGACGCACTTCCTGGCGTTCCGCGGGAAGCTGGAGCCGGCGAGCGGGTTCCAGTCGGAGCAGTGGCGCGAGATCGAATTCCTGTGCGGGCAGAAGGACGAAAAGCTGCTGAAGCACCACGACCCGCATCCGGAAGCGCTGGCGGCGCTGCAGCGGCGGCTGCGCGAGCCCTCGCTGCACGACCTGTTCTTCGACGCGCTGCACACCATGGGCAAGCTGAAGAAGCCGCGCGTGCAGGCGAGCGAGGAAGACCGCGCCATGGCGGTGCGCGAGGTGTATCTGGACGAGAAGCACTTCCGCGACTGGATCGACGTGTGCGAGCGGCTGGTGGAATTCGACGAGCTGATCATGGGCTGGCGGCTGCGGCACATCCAGCTGGTAGAGCGGACCATCGGCATGCGCATGGGGACCGGCGGCAGCGCGGGGTCCTCGTACCTGAGGACCACGCTCGACAAGAAGTTCTTCCCTGAACTGTGGGAGGCGCGGACGATGCTGGAGCAGCCTCCGCAGAAATGA
- a CDS encoding NAD(P)/FAD-dependent oxidoreductase: MTAKPQITLVGSGLAGPLLAIELKKRGHAVQLFERRPDMRKVKVPAGRSINLALSTRGIHALRAAGVWEEMQRIIIPMRGRMMHAVSGELSFMPYGKDESEVINSISRAELNIALMSAAEERGVTIEFSERCVGYELRTGKLRVRNELTGHERAVGADVAIGTDGSASAIRLAMQTGMFRFNLSQQYLDYGYKELTIPAGPGGKHQMEVNALHIWPRGSYMLIALPNIDGTFGCILFLPFEGKDSFAELDSDAKVKRFFEERFPDALRLMPELVENYNANPVGAMVTIQCEPWHVGGRALVLGDAAHAIVPFFGQGLNAAFEDITVLLELMDKRGRDARAPAGEEAGAPTWERLFAEFEAARKENTDAIADLALENFVEMRDKVADPRFLLRKKVELALEAKFPGHFMPKYAMVTFHRLPYKVALERGRIQDRMLGELCDDIERVEDLDWKKAEALVQRELTPLGELQNA; the protein is encoded by the coding sequence ATGACAGCGAAGCCACAGATCACGCTGGTGGGGTCGGGGCTGGCGGGGCCGCTGCTGGCCATCGAGTTGAAGAAGCGCGGGCACGCAGTGCAGCTGTTCGAGCGGCGTCCGGACATGCGCAAGGTGAAGGTCCCGGCCGGGCGATCGATCAACCTGGCGCTGTCGACGCGTGGGATCCACGCGCTGCGGGCGGCCGGGGTGTGGGAGGAGATGCAGCGCATCATCATCCCGATGCGCGGGCGGATGATGCACGCGGTGTCGGGCGAGCTGAGCTTCATGCCCTACGGCAAGGACGAGAGCGAGGTCATCAACTCGATCTCGCGGGCGGAGCTGAACATCGCGCTGATGAGCGCCGCGGAGGAGCGCGGCGTGACCATCGAGTTCAGCGAGCGCTGCGTTGGATACGAGCTGCGCACGGGGAAGCTGCGCGTGCGGAATGAGCTGACGGGACACGAGCGCGCGGTCGGCGCGGACGTCGCGATCGGGACCGACGGTTCGGCGAGCGCGATCCGCCTGGCCATGCAGACCGGCATGTTCCGGTTCAACCTGTCGCAGCAGTACCTCGATTACGGCTACAAGGAGCTGACGATCCCCGCGGGACCTGGCGGCAAGCACCAGATGGAGGTCAACGCGCTGCACATCTGGCCGCGCGGCAGCTACATGCTGATCGCACTGCCGAACATCGACGGCACGTTCGGGTGCATCCTGTTCCTGCCGTTCGAGGGCAAGGATTCGTTCGCGGAGCTGGACTCGGACGCGAAGGTGAAGCGCTTCTTCGAGGAGCGGTTCCCGGACGCGCTGCGGCTGATGCCGGAGCTGGTGGAGAACTACAACGCGAACCCGGTGGGGGCGATGGTGACGATCCAGTGCGAGCCATGGCACGTCGGCGGGCGAGCGCTGGTGCTGGGCGACGCCGCGCACGCGATCGTGCCGTTCTTCGGACAGGGGCTGAACGCGGCATTCGAGGACATCACGGTGCTGCTGGAGCTGATGGACAAGCGCGGGCGGGACGCCCGCGCCCCTGCCGGCGAGGAGGCCGGCGCTCCAACTTGGGAGCGGCTGTTCGCGGAGTTCGAGGCGGCGCGGAAGGAGAACACGGACGCGATCGCGGACCTGGCGCTGGAGAACTTCGTCGAGATGCGCGACAAGGTCGCCGACCCGCGGTTCCTGTTGCGCAAGAAGGTGGAACTGGCGCTGGAGGCGAAGTTTCCGGGCCACTTCATGCCGAAATATGCGATGGTCACGTTCCATCGTTTGCCGTACAAAGTGGCGCTCGAGCGCGGCCGGATCCAAGACCGCATGCTGGGCGAACTGTGCGACGACATCGAGCGCGTGGAAGATCTCGATTGGAAGAAGGCGGAAGCGCTGGTGCAGCGAGAGCTGACGCCACTGGGAGAATTGCAGAACGCATGA
- the kynU gene encoding kynureninase encodes MPKVVQNREPAAALDARDPLAKYRERFYFPRGPRGGEAIYLCGHSLGLEPRSTRQYMDQELKDWAELAVEGHFRAKSPWLGYHRLLTEQTARLVGAKPIEVVVMNSLTVNLHLMMVSFFRPTGQRHKIIMEKGAFPSDQYAVKSQLHFHGYAPAAALTELAPRKGEWTLREEDILATIEKEGPATALVLLPGVNYSTGQTFDFAAITRAAQKQGCVVGIDLAHAAGNLALKLHDWNADFAVWCTYKYLNAGPGAVGGCFVHERHAKNAELRRFAGWWGHDEATRFRMGPDFVPMAGAEGWQLSNAPVLSMAALRAAMEIFDEAGMEALRRKSVALTGYLEGLLDEQRSEKFEIITPREPERRGAMLAIRIRKNGRGVVEKLLEQGVFTDFREPDILRVTPAPLYNSYRDVAGFVEKFVSAVG; translated from the coding sequence TTGCCTAAGGTCGTACAAAACCGGGAACCGGCAGCCGCGCTGGATGCGCGCGACCCGCTGGCGAAGTATCGCGAGCGGTTCTACTTCCCGCGCGGGCCGCGCGGCGGCGAGGCCATCTACCTGTGCGGGCACTCGCTGGGGCTGGAGCCAAGATCCACGCGGCAGTACATGGACCAGGAGCTGAAGGACTGGGCGGAGCTGGCGGTCGAAGGCCACTTCCGGGCGAAGTCGCCGTGGCTGGGGTATCACCGGCTGCTGACCGAGCAAACGGCGCGGCTGGTAGGCGCGAAGCCGATCGAGGTCGTGGTGATGAACTCGCTCACCGTGAACCTGCACCTGATGATGGTGTCGTTCTTCCGGCCGACCGGGCAGCGACACAAGATCATCATGGAGAAGGGGGCCTTCCCTTCCGACCAATACGCCGTAAAGTCGCAACTGCATTTCCACGGTTACGCTCCGGCGGCGGCGCTGACCGAGCTCGCGCCGCGCAAGGGCGAGTGGACGCTGCGGGAAGAAGACATCCTGGCGACGATCGAGAAGGAAGGGCCGGCGACGGCGCTGGTGCTGCTGCCGGGCGTGAACTACTCGACGGGGCAGACGTTCGACTTCGCGGCCATCACGCGCGCGGCGCAGAAGCAAGGCTGCGTGGTGGGGATCGACCTGGCGCACGCGGCCGGCAACCTGGCGCTGAAGCTGCACGACTGGAACGCCGATTTCGCGGTGTGGTGCACCTACAAGTACCTGAACGCAGGGCCGGGCGCGGTCGGGGGATGCTTCGTCCACGAGCGGCACGCGAAGAATGCGGAGCTGCGGCGCTTCGCGGGCTGGTGGGGGCACGACGAAGCGACGCGCTTCCGCATGGGTCCGGACTTCGTGCCGATGGCGGGCGCTGAAGGCTGGCAGCTGAGCAACGCGCCGGTGCTCTCGATGGCGGCGCTGCGCGCCGCGATGGAGATATTCGACGAAGCCGGCATGGAGGCGCTGCGCAGGAAAAGCGTCGCGCTGACCGGATACCTCGAGGGGCTGCTCGATGAGCAGAGGTCGGAGAAGTTCGAGATCATCACGCCGCGGGAGCCGGAGCGGCGCGGGGCGATGCTGGCGATCCGCATCCGGAAGAACGGGCGCGGCGTGGTGGAGAAGCTGCTCGAGCAGGGCGTGTTCACCGACTTCCGTGAGCCCGACATCCTGCGGGTGACGCCGGCGCCGCTCTACAACTCGTATCGGGATGTGGCGGGGTTCGTGGAGAAGTTCGTGAGTGCCGTCGGCTAA
- a CDS encoding alpha/beta hydrolase, which translates to MPRDILAVPPVPADQRVPYGDDPSQFLDLFTVQGKPRGAAAFIHGGFWRAKYDLTHASHLCAGLARAGIATASLEYRRSGNGGGWPATFDDLKAALTAARQHLPSDPVVLGHSAGGHLALRLASAKVAMKGAIGLAPCADLQMAYHLHLSNDAVVEFLGGTPATAPGQYSAADAKLHPALLPRILVHGTTDDVVPIALSQSFVSARVKDTPKPELIELAGTDHFALIDPEAEAFKTVLGSVERLLK; encoded by the coding sequence ATGCCTCGCGACATCCTCGCCGTGCCGCCCGTGCCCGCGGACCAGCGCGTTCCATACGGCGACGACCCCAGCCAGTTCCTCGACTTGTTCACCGTGCAAGGGAAGCCGCGTGGCGCAGCGGCGTTCATCCACGGAGGCTTCTGGCGCGCCAAGTACGACCTCACCCACGCCAGCCATCTCTGCGCCGGGCTTGCGCGCGCCGGCATCGCGACCGCCAGCCTCGAGTACCGGCGCTCCGGCAATGGTGGCGGCTGGCCGGCCACTTTTGACGATCTGAAGGCCGCCCTCACCGCCGCGCGCCAGCATCTGCCTTCCGACCCCGTCGTCCTCGGACACTCTGCCGGCGGCCACCTCGCGCTCCGTCTCGCCTCCGCGAAAGTCGCGATGAAGGGCGCCATCGGCCTGGCGCCCTGCGCCGACCTCCAGATGGCCTACCACCTTCATCTCTCGAACGACGCCGTCGTCGAGTTCCTCGGCGGCACGCCCGCCACCGCCCCCGGGCAGTACTCCGCCGCCGACGCCAAGCTGCACCCCGCGCTGCTCCCGCGCATCCTCGTCCACGGCACGACCGACGACGTCGTCCCAATCGCGCTCAGCCAGTCCTTCGTCTCCGCGCGCGTCAAGGACACCCCTAAGCCCGAGCTCATCGAGCTCGCCGGCACAGACCACTTCGCCCTCATCGACCCCGAAGCCGAAGCCTTCAAGACTGTGTTGGGTTCCGTCGAACGCCTGCTGAAGTAG
- a CDS encoding PilZ domain-containing protein: MARRRETRAGEAIPIRIWGLDARGKPFAQAAETSDITQLGARVSGVRCCLKSGDIIGVQQGKSKARFRVTWAGTAGTSDEGEMGIQCVEPTRFSWDEAGNEGAPSGAAGKPALDRRTQRRFACEGGAEVRPAGSSNPMWATVADISSSGCYLETLSPLPTQTQLEMTLTVEGVAFRARGWVRTTHPAVGMGVEFAGMTDADREQLEQIVGALEARSALTGTPVSEPPGAPAAAVLGARLQTAMSAVKEMEAAVAAAESMLDARLVRDLRHGAGHVRALLALLEQCLKAKEERDPVAIQARREDEEVRFATELAADVGCDVAANDADPATPGIVNLHRAVNELQHRLQKILEPAKDAAAVGERVIATMH, encoded by the coding sequence ATGGCGCGGCGACGGGAAACGCGGGCGGGAGAAGCCATCCCGATCCGGATCTGGGGACTGGATGCGCGGGGCAAGCCATTTGCGCAGGCGGCGGAGACAAGCGACATCACGCAGCTGGGCGCGCGAGTGTCGGGAGTGCGCTGCTGCCTGAAAAGCGGAGACATCATCGGTGTGCAGCAGGGCAAGAGCAAGGCGCGCTTTCGCGTCACGTGGGCAGGAACGGCGGGCACGTCGGATGAGGGAGAGATGGGAATCCAGTGCGTGGAGCCGACGCGGTTCTCATGGGACGAGGCGGGCAACGAAGGCGCGCCGTCGGGCGCCGCCGGAAAGCCGGCGCTGGACCGACGCACGCAACGCCGCTTCGCCTGCGAAGGCGGCGCGGAGGTGCGTCCGGCGGGCTCGAGCAATCCGATGTGGGCGACGGTCGCCGACATCAGTTCGTCGGGATGCTACCTGGAGACGCTCTCGCCGCTGCCCACGCAGACGCAGCTCGAAATGACGCTGACGGTGGAAGGCGTCGCGTTCCGGGCGCGCGGGTGGGTCCGCACGACGCATCCGGCGGTCGGGATGGGAGTGGAATTCGCGGGGATGACGGATGCGGACCGCGAGCAGTTGGAGCAGATCGTGGGCGCGCTGGAAGCCCGGAGCGCACTGACGGGTACGCCAGTAAGCGAACCGCCAGGAGCGCCGGCGGCGGCGGTGTTGGGAGCAAGGCTGCAGACGGCGATGAGCGCGGTGAAGGAGATGGAGGCTGCGGTGGCGGCCGCGGAAAGCATGCTCGACGCCCGGCTGGTGCGCGACTTGCGGCACGGCGCCGGGCATGTGAGAGCGCTGCTGGCGCTGCTGGAGCAGTGTCTGAAGGCGAAGGAAGAGCGTGACCCGGTGGCGATCCAGGCGCGGCGCGAGGACGAGGAGGTGCGCTTCGCGACCGAACTGGCGGCCGACGTGGGATGCGACGTCGCGGCGAACGACGCGGATCCGGCGACACCGGGCATCGTGAACCTGCACCGCGCGGTGAACGAGCTGCAACACCGGCTGCAGAAGATCCTCGAGCCGGCGAAGGATGCGGCGGCCGTGGGTGAGCGGGTGATCGCGACGATGCACTGA
- a CDS encoding response regulator transcription factor, translating into MKILVAEDDGVTLTLLVRLLSQKYEVVAAPDGRAAWEALRQSDGPQLAVVDWQMPGLDGPEICRRLRASGETRPMYVLLLTATRKTTRDVVSGLHAGADDYLTKPFHPEELLARVGVGQRMLQLQEGLAQRVRELEEAFRNVRRLEGLLPICAWCKRIRCDQHYWQELESYLSERSEVTFTHGVCPQCQEKQRGEAAAARASRAAG; encoded by the coding sequence GTGAAGATCCTGGTCGCGGAAGACGACGGCGTCACGCTGACGCTGCTGGTGCGCCTGCTGAGCCAGAAGTATGAGGTGGTGGCGGCGCCGGACGGGCGCGCAGCGTGGGAGGCGCTGCGGCAGAGCGACGGGCCGCAGCTGGCGGTAGTCGATTGGCAGATGCCGGGGCTGGATGGTCCGGAGATATGCCGGCGGCTGCGGGCGTCGGGCGAGACGCGGCCGATGTACGTGCTGCTGCTGACGGCGACGCGCAAGACGACGCGCGACGTTGTCTCGGGGCTGCACGCGGGCGCGGACGACTACCTGACCAAGCCGTTCCATCCGGAAGAGCTGCTGGCGCGCGTGGGCGTGGGCCAGCGGATGCTGCAATTGCAGGAGGGCCTGGCGCAGCGCGTGCGCGAGCTGGAAGAGGCGTTCCGGAACGTGCGCCGGCTGGAGGGCCTGCTGCCGATCTGCGCGTGGTGCAAGCGCATCCGGTGCGACCAGCATTACTGGCAGGAGCTGGAAAGCTACCTGAGCGAGCGCTCCGAGGTGACGTTCACGCACGGCGTGTGTCCGCAGTGCCAGGAGAAGCAGCGCGGCGAAGCGGCGGCAGCGCGGGCAAGCCGCGCGGCGGGGTGA
- a CDS encoding aldo/keto reductase codes for MEIPAFVYGTAWKEERTAELATLALRAGFRGIDTANQRRHYFEAGVGEALEECYRAGVVTRAQLFLQTKFTYRGGQDHRLPYDPAASVGEQVRQSLASSLEHLRTDYVDSLVLHGPASGRHWSAEDDEAWAAMAAERDGGRARAIGVSNVGPWHLEEMAARGANPALVQNRCFARFDWDREVRAFCRQNGCVYQGFSLLTANVEVLRHPAVGRIAARLGATTPQVIFAFARAVGMVPLTGTSDPEHMRQDLAALELKLAPAEVAALEQIAG; via the coding sequence ATGGAGATCCCGGCGTTCGTCTACGGCACGGCGTGGAAGGAAGAGCGCACGGCGGAGCTGGCCACGCTCGCGCTGCGGGCTGGGTTCCGCGGCATCGACACCGCCAATCAGCGCCGCCACTACTTCGAGGCCGGCGTGGGCGAGGCGTTGGAGGAGTGTTACCGGGCAGGCGTGGTCACGCGCGCGCAGCTTTTCCTGCAGACGAAGTTCACGTACCGCGGCGGGCAGGACCACCGGCTGCCGTATGACCCGGCGGCGAGCGTGGGAGAGCAGGTGCGACAGTCGCTGGCGAGCTCGCTGGAGCATCTGCGGACGGACTACGTCGACAGCCTGGTGCTGCACGGGCCGGCTTCCGGACGTCACTGGAGCGCGGAAGACGACGAAGCCTGGGCGGCAATGGCGGCGGAGCGCGATGGCGGGCGGGCGCGCGCCATCGGCGTGAGCAACGTCGGGCCGTGGCACCTGGAGGAGATGGCGGCGCGCGGCGCGAACCCCGCATTGGTGCAGAACCGCTGCTTCGCGCGCTTCGACTGGGACCGCGAGGTGCGCGCGTTCTGCCGCCAGAACGGGTGCGTCTACCAGGGATTCTCGCTGCTCACGGCGAATGTGGAGGTGCTGCGACACCCGGCTGTCGGGCGCATCGCCGCGCGACTGGGCGCGACCACGCCGCAGGTGATCTTCGCGTTCGCGAGGGCCGTGGGGATGGTCCCGCTGACGGGGACGTCCGATCCTGAGCACATGCGGCAGGACCTGGCCGCGCTGGAGCTGAAGCTCGCGCCGGCGGAGGTCGCGGCGCTCGAGCAGATCGCCGGGTGA